The following are from one region of the bacterium genome:
- a CDS encoding TerB family tellurite resistance protein, with amino-acid sequence MLDAIRKLFQDEAAPSAKPDDDVEHRIQVSTCALLLEIAWADEDFSDEERAVVASLVRERFALDEASLASLLDLARRERERSTDLYQFTRLIRERLPRHERLRILEALWRVVYSDGVLEAHEDALVHKLTRLLGLKHEEAIALKMRARDATAG; translated from the coding sequence GTGCTGGACGCCATCCGCAAGCTCTTCCAGGACGAAGCCGCTCCCTCCGCCAAGCCGGACGACGATGTCGAGCACAGGATCCAGGTCTCGACCTGCGCCCTGCTGCTGGAGATCGCCTGGGCCGACGAGGACTTCAGCGACGAGGAGCGCGCCGTGGTCGCGTCCCTGGTGCGGGAAAGGTTCGCGCTCGACGAAGCGTCGCTCGCCAGCCTGCTGGATCTGGCCAGGCGCGAGCGGGAGCGCAGCACCGATCTCTACCAGTTCACGCGCCTGATCCGCGAGCGGCTGCCGCGGCACGAGCGGCTGCGCATCCTCGAAGCCCTCTGGCGCGTGGTCTACAGCGACGGCGTGCTGGAAGCCCACGAGGACGCCCTTGTCCACAAGCTGACCCGCCTGCTCGGCCTCAAGCACGAGGAAGCCATCGCCCTGAAGATGCGCGCGCGCGACGCGACGGCCGGCTGA
- the alr gene encoding alanine racemase codes for MSDSGWLRLETDHEALRYNISRFREFTPAATRLLAVVKADGYGHGLLPAAVAFLDGGADMLGVHAVEEADALRRGGVEAPVLILGPVNREGASLASRLDAEITVGSLAGAAIAAEVAAPARPLRVHLKVETGVNRQGIVEDELDDALALLTGRPGLELVGVSSHFADIEDTTDHSWARAQSDRFTRWLATLADRGHGSLARHMSCSAAAILWRSAYRDIVRVGIAAYGIWPSRETLVSARAADHPDLVLKPAITWSCAVAQVRRVPTGETVGYGRTWKAERPSAIAVLPVGYSDGYPRRLQEPAHVLIGGHRAPVRGRICMNLTMVDVTDIPGVVAGDIAVLLGAQGEERITAEKLADWLGTIPYEVLTLPGPSWRRAVHGAPVRS; via the coding sequence ATGAGTGATTCGGGTTGGCTCAGACTCGAGACCGACCATGAAGCGCTGCGGTACAACATCAGCCGCTTCCGGGAGTTCACGCCTGCCGCGACGCGTCTGCTCGCCGTGGTGAAGGCCGACGGGTACGGTCACGGTCTCCTCCCGGCCGCCGTCGCTTTCCTGGACGGCGGCGCCGACATGCTCGGCGTGCACGCCGTCGAGGAAGCCGACGCCCTCCGGCGGGGCGGCGTCGAAGCGCCCGTGCTGATCCTCGGACCGGTCAATCGCGAGGGAGCTTCGCTGGCCTCCCGCCTCGACGCCGAGATCACGGTCGGATCGCTGGCCGGAGCGGCGATCGCGGCCGAGGTCGCCGCTCCGGCGAGGCCCTTGCGGGTACATCTCAAGGTGGAAACCGGCGTCAATCGACAGGGCATCGTGGAAGACGAGCTGGACGATGCCCTGGCCCTGCTGACCGGCAGGCCAGGCCTGGAACTGGTCGGCGTGTCGAGCCACTTCGCCGATATCGAGGACACCACCGACCACAGCTGGGCCAGGGCCCAATCCGACAGATTCACCAGATGGCTCGCGACGCTCGCGGACAGGGGGCACGGGAGCCTGGCGCGCCACATGTCTTGCAGCGCGGCGGCGATCCTCTGGCGCTCCGCCTACCGCGACATCGTTCGCGTCGGCATCGCGGCCTACGGCATCTGGCCATCGCGCGAGACCCTCGTCTCCGCGCGGGCGGCGGACCATCCCGACCTGGTTCTCAAGCCGGCGATCACCTGGTCCTGCGCGGTGGCCCAGGTTCGCCGCGTGCCCACCGGCGAAACCGTCGGCTACGGGCGCACGTGGAAGGCGGAGCGCCCGAGCGCGATCGCCGTGTTGCCCGTCGGCTACTCCGACGGCTATCCGCGTCGCCTACAAGAGCCGGCCCATGTCCTGATCGGGGGACATCGTGCGCCGGTGCGCGGCCGGATCTGCATGAACCTGACCATGGTCGACGTGACGGACATACCTGGCGTCGTCGCTGGCGACATCGCCGTCCTGCTGGGCGCCCAGGGCGAGGAACGCATCACCGCCGAGAAGCTCGCCGACTGGCTCGGCACCATTCCCTACGAGGTGCTCACCTTGCCCGGGCCGTCCTGGCGGCGCGCGGTGCACGGTGCGCCGGTGAGGAGCTGA